In the genome of Hydra vulgaris chromosome 06, alternate assembly HydraT2T_AEP, the window TACTTGGCcacttaaaaatctaaaatacatcTTCTGAGCTGCACATTGATTAATTCAAATGATCAAGCTAAAATAtcgttttttctaatttaaaaaaaaaataggtacaTGTATATTACCAAACAGCACTCTGGATAACATGCATATTTGCCCTACTTGCACAAGTAGAGTAATGCCTACCATTCTACCATTAAACCTATTTTAGAGACCGGATATCAAATGCAGAAGCTATGACACTCATATTTATTTGTGAACACAATCTTCCAATATCTTTAAAATCCCATATGATTGAACATGCAAAGGAAATATCTAATGATCatcatgttttgaaaaatttgaaaatgttcaGAACAACTGCTTCATTTAAGCTGGGAGAAAGAACAGGTAAAGCTTTTCTAGCTGAActtgtttttgatataaaaataaaaatttttccctTAACATAGATAAGTGTTTCTCGACAAAAAATGAGAAAGTTCTTTGTATGCTAGTagcatattttttcaacaaagctaacaaacaaacaaaaataaacaataaagctAATAAAGCTGTATTCAAACACTATGGTTCATTGTTGCTTGTTAGGTCAACGCAGAAAGTCtcttcaatattattattcatttatttaacaaagatgaAATATCATTAAGTTATCCAGTTTCCAATTTATCAGATTCTACTAATTATATGAGGGGAAAAATCAACGGGTTTAAAACAAGATTCGAATCGCCATTCGAATTACATATACCTTGGAAGTAAtgcagaaaattatttttcaagaataattatttaaaatcctGACTTCTAATCATTGTTTTTTAAGACCTTGCTAAAAGCTAGAATCATCAGTTTACTTCCTTTTAACAACCctttattaaaatgcttttttgtgATTAACTCAAGGTTACGAAATTACAGAGAGAATGATCAAAAAACTCCCAACCTTCTTTGTCactgttaatataaataaagtagaaCTTAATCAAGAAGCTATGCAGCTTCAGATAGATAAAGCGATTCCACCTGTATTTGCTGATGGAAAGTCTGTAAATTTTGACTATGGTGGCCAGAagtttttaagtgtaaaaattACTTAGAGTTTAGTAAAATTATCCTAAGGCCTAAGGATATTCCGTAGTCATCATGTTGAAAATCAGTTATCATGATGAACACCatagttaacaaaaaaacaaaccgTCTTGATACTTTATCATACTCTGCTTCAGCTTCAGTTAAGTATCAATTATTAGCAAACAAGTCCACAGcacacttaaaaaaacaaaatttgcatgAACAAAAACATCTGTGCTCATTTGCAAACTGCAACTAAttgctatattaaaaaaatgaaatttcattagaaaaacagaagcgttttttaaaatataaattcagcatggaaaaaaaaaatcccctCCAATGAATGGTgcaaaatagtataataatctATTATTGATCATGCAAATAagtgcaagaaaaaaaaagctggtGAATATTTTGCGACAAAAAATTATAGGAATAAAGAGTGTTGATTTCTGGACCATTGTctgacattttatatttaaaaagtaaattaatttatcttGCTTTGCAGATTATTCATGGTAAAACTAAGATATTATATTTGACttaagagaatttttaaaaaatatttatatttattagtttttaattactttatttatttctttaccAATGTTTCAGAATTTACCCacataataactttaatttgttgACCGTAAATTTTTTCatggttttttataatttttataaaaatagttttctgggatttttacaaaaaaaaatttccagggTTTTCATTAAGTTAAAAACTTATCTCTAGATATTTTACTAGTAGTGTGTTAAAGAGAGTGTTTTATGATATGAGTGGGagtattttatgatttttatatttacattttaatatttattttttcaaagatttctttacttatactttattatcattttttacatttttaaatataatatttaatattttttaagaaaattttgtttactaatttttataggaATCTGATGATGATGCACTTTTGCAGAAATCAGAAAATGTAACTTCTACAACCGAAAGTTCAGATGTTCCTCttcagtttttatatattcaaatggAATTTTGTGAGAAGCAAACACTTAAGTCTGCTATTGATGAGGGATTATACAAACAACCAGATAGAGTTTGGAAGTTATTTCGAGAGATTGTGGAAGGCATTGCTCATGTTCATGCCCAGGTTTAtagtaaatctttttatatttgtttttttattatattagagatattttttttattaacagataATCAGTTTTCagaaatcattttaataaaaaatatattgaaaaatggataatatatatgaacatgtttttaatttaaaataatttttagggtATTATTCATCGTGATTTAAAGccagtaaacatttttttggattttactGACAGAATTAAAATTGGTGACTTTGGGCTTGCCACTTCACATGCATCATTTAATCTTGATGCTGCAGCACTTTTTCAACCTTGTGACTCTACTTATTCAAACGATGATAGGATGACAGGTAAAGTTGGAACAGCTCTTTATGTCGCACCAGAACTTGGACAAGCAAATAGTCGTATTAAATTCTCACaaaaagttgatatatatagtttaggcataattttgtttgaaatgttttatcattttgaaaCATCTATGGAGAGGGTTAAGAATATAGCCTTACTTCGAACGGTAAgtagtattaaagtttttattggtAAATAAACTCCAGCGGATTGTTGAAAGCTGATTGGCTGACTTAGCATTTGGAAATAGTGTTAATGAATTTAAGTTGAATTTCTTGATGTTTGATTTGTGTTATTTAACAGgataaaatcatttttcctCAAGACTTTactgataaaaaatatgaaaaagaaaagtacCTTATAAGTTGGCTTCTCAATCACTCCCCTGATTCTCGTCCAACTGCTTTGGAGTTAATGGAAAGTGGATATTTACCCCCGAGAATTGAAGACAGCCAATTAGATGAGCTAATTAAACACACATTATTTCAAAAGAATTCAACAAGATATCAACGACTAATATCAgctttttttactcaaaatgtTTCTCCAGTCTCTGACCAGATATATGATAGTGATTTGCTTGGTAAAAACGAAAACCATACAATACAACAAGCTCGAATTCTGCAATATGTGCAAAGCATTATGactaatatatttaagaaacaTGGAGCTGTATTTATTGATACACCTTTACTAACACCTAAaggaaaaaattatgaaaatattcaTAATCTTGCTtgtgttttggatcctagtggATTACAATTATGTCTTCCAGTTGATTCTAGACTTAGTTTTTCaagatttattattagaaataaaataaaccataTTCGTAGATATTGTTTtagcaaattatataaagattttggtATTAAAGGAGCTCATCCAGTTGAATCATGGGATTGCTCTTTTGATATTGTTTCAAACTCATTCTCAAGCTTCTTGCCAGAAGCAGAAATTATGTATAGTGTTTATGAAATAATCAAAGAGTTTCCATCTTTGACTCAAAGAAATTTATACATTCGACTTAATCATTCAAAGTTcattgaagcaatttttttgcaaaatggaTTTAGTGATGAAGCTCAACAAGAAGTATATCATATACTTGAGCATGTCTTTGATAAAAAGCAGCAAAATtcaatgttaaaagatttttttatatacttggGTCTTCCAGAGCATGTTATAACACGCTTGCTAGTATGTTTTACTTTTGAAGGAGGTTTGGCAAAAGCGAAAGAGAGTTTACAGATTTTATGCAAATCAAAAGCAGAAGTAAGTACCCTAGCTAAACAAGCGTTTTCTGAaatagaaaaacttataaaacatttaaaaaacatgttcgTTGACATTCCTGTTCACATTTGTACGTCACTTATCTACAATTCTAATTGTTATTCAGGACTTATATTTCAATATGTTGCAGAAAAtcctagaaaaaataaatatggaagACTGGACATAATAGCTGTAGGCGGATGCTACGATAAACAAATTGAATCGTTGAGTAAATATGCTGAATCAACGTTACCTCATGCAGTTGGAGTCAGTTTAgaagttgagtattttttacaTGCTGCACGTAAGGATAAAATAGACTCATTGAATCCGCACATCAGTAATTGTGGTGTCATTGTTTGTTCATTGACAAATTCTACTAATTTAAACTCTTTAGTTAATGTTATACGTGACTTGTGGGCTGGAGGCATTAGTGCTGTCTTATATTCTTATGAGTCTGAACAAAGTTATACTATTGAAGACATTCAAAATTACTGCAAGGAAAATAGTGTAAATCATATTGTTGCAATAAAAGATTCTTTTATAGGGgtaaatttttcagtttaaacttttttaagtgcAATCTTTTTTAGTTGCAATTTTGTTGCAAATCAAatgtaaacttatttttattaaaaaaaaaatttttattactttctttttattactttttttttttaattttttaatatttttagtactATATATGTTTATGAACATGCATAGGTACGATCTAGAGAGAAAGAAAAATTTGGTGATTGGCGTGCTCTTTCTGGAAAAGAACTAAATGATTACCTTATTCAACGCTTGTTATGTAAAATAGAACATAGAACAGAATCTAGAGAATTGGAAACAGTAACCAAGGTAACagttttggtaatttttttatctatgctTTATTCCTTCAAGTTGATTTCTAACATAATGACTTTTTTTCAGAATACTAAtaatcttaattgttttttctactTTAGGCTACTCATCTTCAACcaattaattcaactttatttttcacttttgtTTCTGTTGATAAGATTGATTCtggaaagaagaaaaaatttgagaaCAGTTTTTGCTCAAAGTTTCTGAGTGAAGTTAACAGATGTTTTGGAATTAATTCAATTCAAGTAGTTgctgtaagttatttttgttaagttgtaTTCATTTATGtagaaatatatatgtatatgtttgtataGATGTATTTGTATGTAAATGTTTATGCATACATATGTATCCATAATATGCATGtgtatacataatatacaatataatttataaatgcgcaaatgtttcagtatgtaaacatttcaaatatttcataTGTAACCATTATGTGTGCAAAAGTTTCCGaccatataatatatattgaaacaGTAGGATGATCAAagatgcaatttttaaataatagcttgttatgtgtttttatttattgaagcAGAAACATGACTCTTAACATGTTACGAAAAACACCTGTTTGTAGTTCTGGGACACAAAAACTAAATGATGTGgcacctttttttatataaaaaaaactattattaagtaaaaaaaataagaagctCTACATGTTTAAATTTCACTTAAATAAATGATCTTCACCAAATTGATACCAGGACAATCAAAgattggaagaaaaaaatttttttttaacttatctaaGTTAAATTTCCTTGGAAATGATGGTATTCTACATGTATGACATCCTATtggcataaaaaaatttttggtacaaaaatttcaatcaaaaaatacaGTGTAAGAGGTGTGATGGTTTTTGAAACATTTCCATCCGTCTATTGGTTGATATCAACAGAAATATGAACGCTTCTATttacaagaaaatttaaaaaaaagtttattatcaaGTTGTATACTATGAAATAATGCTGTAGAATTAGATATTTTAGCAGAATAATGACCCCAAATGTACAtccaaattgttaaaacttttttttttcaaatttttgcttCAAATGTGAGAGTTTAAAGCTGGTTGTCTCATTTATTGAACAAGATTTTCTGAAACTTggtattatactattataaagTATACATTTATGAggtgataaaattattatataaaaatgttgctttATGGGTGACTAAgtaatgaatttatatatatatatatatttatgtgtatatgtgtgtgtgtgtgtgtgtgtgtgtgtgtgtgtgtgtgtgtgtgtgtgtgtgtgtgtgtgtgtgtgtgtgtgtgtgtgtgtgtgtagttGTTATGTtgcatatatattaatttgtatttgctttttaatattactatgttaattttctaatataaaaaattatgttttagaCAAAATTAGAACGTCTTGAGCTGATGTCTGTTGCAGCTTATCTTGAGTTAAATGGTTCCAATGATGAGTTTGATTCCAGTGTTCGTTCATTGATGGATATGTTTAAAGAACGTGGTCAATTTATGAAAAGAGTCTGCAATACAATACATAAAGTTTACACTGAAAGCCGATCTGTTGTTTTACTGTATTCTTATGTTGCAGagtgttataaagtttttacataaatttttaatattgcagttgttgttgttttaccCAACAGACTtgattgtatataaaaaaaactattgttttttattatatttactattataaaaaattttcatgtatgttttaatagtttgtatttaactttatagttatattatgaaaaatcaaaGATCTGATTGGTCATAcaatctaatttatttttttttaaataattttgaaaaaggatATGTGTATTTGTAAtggttttattataataatttttgatctaaagatgaaaaaaaatggcTAATAACAACATTAACTCAACAACAGATGTCAAAGAAATAACATCTTTGGCAGATCTAGAGTATGTAGgccacatttttttaaataattttttacatattattgagttatataaacaattttataatattacatgACAATGGTCTTTTAGTTGGTTTCACGGAGATATCAGTCGTTCAACAGCAGAAACTGTTTTGATCAGTAATGCAACTGAAGGAACCTACTTGTTAAGAATTAATTCTGATAAGCAAAACTATTCTGTCTCTGTGCGGTAAGTCATTGTATCAATAGTATACTGCACATACAGTATAATCTCACAGCCAAGTATTGCATAAagtacaaatatacatatactgAATTTTAGAACACagtaaacatttttacagtaaaaatgtatttgtttgtcattttttgataaaatataaaatgaatttataaacatttacaaggataattttgcaaatgttttttgttttttacagctGTCAGAACTCTGTCAAACATTATGTGATTaatcatgataaaaaaaaaaatatctttgtatTTGGAATAGCTACATTCTATTCTTTGAAAGAACTTTTGGATCATTTTGAATCACATCCGGTGCTTAGCAGTgcagaaagtatttttttgttttttttattttacacttgtATTACATACTATACATAACTAGTGTGGTAGTCTGATGGCAAACAAGCATTAGTATGAAAACATCTTTAACTCTACTTTTTGCTATTTAATGAAAGTATAAACTTTACTTTGGCTGCCAGATGTTCCATTAGATATTGGAAATACAAACAGCAACAGCTTAAATCAGGTTAACATGTAATGTCAACTATTAAActaaacaatcaacttttttttattagtcaaTTTTACttccttaaaatttatttaaaataaaagtaaaaactctCCTTGatttctctttatatttttttaatcatctagCAAATATATACTTCTGTGATAGTTTGCAGACCTAtgtttctattatatatatatatatatatatatatatatatatatatatatatatatatatatatatatatatatatatatatatatatatatatatatatatatatatatatatatatatatatatatatataaaggtggtTCTAAAAACAACGTTTTCTGAAAATGACTGCTGGCACCCCCTGAATATGTtgcatataattaaaaaaatgctagatttaagaaatttttgaataaaaaatattttaaggggttgCTACCGACCCTCGAACATTATataggtccctaatattattaaaaaaaagtttttcaaaataatgtcatgttgggtctcaaatgaagggaaattatataaagattttaaaaatattaatcattttataattaaatttttattttagatgaaaactaaaatgaaaaatagggaatttaacaagattttttgattataattttttttatctatgtctttttaaaaaatgattaatattttaaaatttttatataatttcccttcatttgagacccaacatgacataattttgaaaaactttttttttaataatattagggacctatATAATGTTCGAGGGatctagcatttttttaattatatacaacatattCAGGGGGTGCCAGCagtcatatgtatatatatatatgtatatataaattaatttacaataatttttctgtttatatttaaaatttattgaaagaaataaaattctgttttttatgttttctctttaattctccttactttttcttataaaaaattgtcGTTCGAAATcaaatctccttaaatattCGGAAAATATTACCTTAAATTTCCTTATAATCTTTACTTTTGGCCTCAGTTTTAATAGTGGGAACCCTGATTATACTTGGACATAATATTGTGACATCAGTATTatggcaaaacaaaaaaagctgaTCCTTATGCTGACTTTCAAATTTTACTCTATTGAGCCTATTAATaatgtgaataaaaaaacatttctattaataatgtgaataaaaaaacattataaatagtGACTATAATAAGATAACTttaccaaaaattataaataatgataaaaactatggtaaaaataactatagtaaagtttaaaactatgacagaagttataaaaataaacataacatttgcaaaaattatcactatcattataaataatattaataaggcttctaaaacaaagataaattaatgataatagtaataatagtagtagagttaaaaaagacaatataaattaaaagtaataatagttttataaaaacagtaatataaaaaaagcaataataataaaagataaaattaatattcattaaatatattctcaaataaaaatttcataatttggTTTCGATTGGGAAGAAGTAATAAGTTGGTAATAAAAGGTTGCTTaattataaccttttttttttataattatttggttCCAGTGagaaatacattaattttttaaagagagcTTGCCATATTTGATAGTGTTGAAAAAGGAAGTGTGCAAGTTGAAATTTTCAGTATTTCAAGTGTAATATTTGTGTGTCacttagtttaataaaaaaagttattaaacgagtttggtagtttattttgaaGGAAATCAAACACAAAGATTTACAAGGTCttgaaattttagaatttttaattcaagaaaaacctatttatagaaaaatatatagaaatatatagaaAACCTATTTTGATATGTAAAGGAGAAAATGTAATAATTCTTATGGAAGTGcgttgtaaaatgtttatacgGTTTAATAGAAAACTACCTTTTTGACCCCAAACAGTGCAACTATAACTTAGATGTGAGGAGAACAAGGAATAGTAAATTGATATTAGAATATCTTGGGGAACATAGTGTGGTATTAATGACAGCATAATATTGGCACGtgagagttttttatttaattgaattagtTGATAGTATCGTTTTTGTCAAGAAATACTCCgaggtattttatatatttagatggGAAAAGTCTTTTACCATTAATTTTCacattatgaaaaataattaattcagTTTTATTGGTATTTAGAGAAATACGGTTACTATTGAACCAATGACTCAAATGATGGAGAtctgaattaacttttttatgaagCTGCAccagttatttatttatgcatagaaggttagtgtcatcagcgaaATCATTAacaatcaaattatttatagaGTAAGGCAGAtcgttaatatatattaaaaacagtaaaagcCCTAGAACAGAACTCTGTGGGACACCATACTTAATAACTTTACTTTTGAATTGAAACCAATTAATgagaatacattaatttttcaagaattttgctgatatttgataataatgatattagtCTATAGTTATTGCAGTCAATTTTTGAGTTCTTTTTATGGATTGGTTTAAcaaatgcagtttttaaaagattaggGAATATACCAGTAGCGAATGAGAGAtgaaatagtttagaaagttcTGAAGAAATGTCATTagcaagaaattttaaaataaaagttggaaCACTGTTTGGACCAAAAGCCTTGCCATCGTTTAGAAAAATCACAGAGAAAGAATAActgatattatttcattttttcagtGGGTTTAATGAAAAGAAAGTCAGggtttgatgtttttaaatacttaggAAGTCAGTATGGatgaatgaatatttttttgcagtattttattttatatacagattttagttaaaaaatacagATTTTACTCATCCATATATAGATAAGGTTATATAAAATCTAGAAAGCCAGAAAGTATGAATTATCTCTGTCATGTCATCACAGCAAATATATCTACAGCATCTTGGTGTTTATGGCTTCATATTTATTGTTAACTGATGggaacaatatatatatatatatatatatatatatatatatatatatatatatatatatatatatatatatatatatatatatatatatatatataaatatatatatatatatatatgtatatatatatatatatatatatatatatatatatatatatatatatatatatatatatacatacagtattggacaaaacatttgcaaccaacatcgaacaatgctaaaaagtgttcctaattttacatgtcttaaaaacgaaacgaactgtactaccacagcaaacagttcaggagtctaaagtcatagcatgccatgacatgagcaatcagctgacaggtgacagcacacatgcagaattttgttgacaagtgccattttgcagcggacaaaacaagtgcaacttttttggtatgtttcattttcttaagtctggtctgtgtcaacgtcacggaagttatttaataattaaaggaagtatccagaagtttccagaagcatgcagaagcttccagaagtttccagaagaagcatccaGTAGCATCCAGAaatatccagaaacattcagaagcatccagaagcttccagaagtatcaaaaagaagcatctagaatcttccagaacaggttcacacaggttcattttattatataagagacatgtaaatcgacatgtaattcagtcagtatatggtcTCTataagtcaatcagtcagtattatcaagacagtttatcgaagtgagttttatcaaagtgttttatcgaagaacatcaatacaagaagtaaaatacaacaagtgttacatcaatacagtccacatccaaccaagacgttgtgttccacagagcattattgtatcatcacaaggtaaatgtaacacggtaagccttgagaagtgattatttatttttattatttttatgacttcaagtgcaaaaatggctcccgacagtcttggattggaattgagaaagaaaaatattggcgattacgtaagtggaatgtcacaaaaaagtatttgtgataaatatcgcgtgaaaaaatggaccgtatcaagactatgttccaaatattgttctacggggaagttggcagcaaataacaaaggtggaagaccgcgttccaccacttctagagaggattctatgatcgtcagatccgtcaagaaggatccctgttTATAATCAGTCgggatacaaaagcaattagagctgcctgtatcggaccgaacaatcagacgacatGCTGTTgaagcacgtcgtctgattgtttggtccgatacaggcagctcggCTGTTgaatctcatattgactggaatgtacAGAGATGgcaaactgtcctgttcagtgatgaatcgaagttcaacatcgttgggagcgatggcatttgctgTGTACGTCGACCAGCCGGAAAaagcctcgatttacgttacttcCATAAGatcgtgaagcatggtggaggcaatgtaatgatctgggggtgtttttctgctaacggtctaggtccaatacatcgaaacgatggaataatggaccgtttcatgtataaaaatatcctacaagatgttatgttacctcatgctgaatggaatataccattaaaatgggtttttcagcaagacaaggatccgaaacacactgcaaaagtagtcaagcagtggtttcaagacaaaccacctatcggtgatggattggccgcctcaatctccggatctcaaccctatcaagaacctgtgggagatcgtcaaccgcagaattaatcgtgaaggtgttcgtaataaggatcaactgtttgaacaaatccaaaaggcctgggcagcgatttcacaaagtttcattgatcacctgatcgaatctatgcctcgaagatgcaaggttGATGACCAAGCGTATTTCGCTatcgaaatattgatagcgaaatacagcttggtcaacattttgtcgagttgcacttgttttgtccagaaggaaatcaactttttttgatacttttgattaatttattaatttttgtgtacaaataatgaactttgtgatgaataaaacttgaagaactttgtctctaaacagttacatagttatttctctaaattgaaaaaatgcagcacttttatataaagaaactaaattagcattatttggttgcactcgTTTTGTCTgatactgtgtatatatatatatatatatatatatatatatatatatatatatatatatatatatatatatatatatatatacatatatttacttgtttattttttcttttttactataatttaaaaaatgacatgtGACATGATATTACATAAagaatttactattttattaccATTGTGACATATAGCTAAAATTGTTTAGATGAA includes:
- the LOC100207114 gene encoding eIF-2-alpha kinase GCN2 isoform X4; protein product: MVLQLAHLVQEFLHSQNVPSLSFHDQMLANQKKQETMELLEQKKLREAKYAEDEGLNQQVKEELLRREVALKNERQKRQNSQSEKQSSDSLINKFSCLRSDTPKISVVVFKKNMEKKFFCSSCIAHYFHGACTLTAIEDCSGKIFSVVQWNIKSLLKKEKVKMPSNDTVSRQVQLIEQESTHLSSKVLFDGIISYHMLEVSQDNLNIKLLVDNLNGLPLSSFIQKGGVPISFIREISEQLIEKLEFLHSLLVIHRDLNLCNTFIGSSNKLIISGYGVMKRISDYVNMFTEDINCDNEAKIKEDVFFHSYQNLIKPGKKGDIFYMGLILLSLYTGKVDHGYPIVIPNTITEPFNSFLKSCLAADEKKRLSLHELAQHKFVCEKLSSVQISRFMQENVSKDMYDKSDKVDFKIHLWNEQLVSGKSRLKSEFEDIHWLGKGGFGSVLKARNKLDSNFYAVKRIPLNPKSSHLNKRITREVKLLSRLNHENVVRYYNSWIEAEDVQLPLESNTESDPSYRGMCDKPTQNSSPQIPRKKKSLEESLLKMSMIDDFNIEKNTSTEQSWCEISKRAKSLSSSSSSSFSSDENNRNWKSKSSKDMLKNSCGEMSEAVVFEIDDSLNQSDSDESDDDALLQKSENVTSTTESSDVPLQFLYIQMEFCEKQTLKSAIDEGLYKQPDRVWKLFREIVEGIAHVHAQGIIHRDLKPVNIFLDFTDRIKIGDFGLATSHASFNLDAAALFQPCDSTYSNDDRMTGKVGTALYVAPELGQANSRIKFSQKVDIYSLGIILFEMFYHFETSMERVKNIALLRTDKIIFPQDFTDKKYEKEKYLISWLLNHSPDSRPTALELMESGYLPPRIEDSQLDELIKHTLFQKNSTRYQRLISAFFTQNVSPVSDQIYDSDLLGKNENHTIQQARILQYVQSIMTNIFKKHGAVFIDTPLLTPKGKNYENIHNLACVLDPSGLQLCLPVDSRLSFSRFIIRNKINHIRRYCFSKLYKDFGIKGAHPVESWDCSFDIVSNSFSSFLPEAEIMYSVYEIIKEFPSLTQRNLYIRLNHSKFIEAIFLQNGFSDEAQQEVYHILEHVFDKKQQNSMLKDFFIYLGLPEHVITRLLVCFTFEGGLAKAKESLQILCKSKAEVSTLAKQAFSEIEKLIKHLKNMFVDIPVHICTSLIYNSNCYSGLIFQYVAENPRKNKYGRLDIIAVGGCYDKQIESLSKYAESTLPHAVGVSLEVEYFLHAARKDKIDSLNPHISNCGVIVCSLTNSTNLNSLVNVIRDLWAGGISAVLYSYESEQSYTIEDIQNYCKENSVNHIVAIKDSFIGVRSREKEKFGDWRALSGKELNDYLIQRLLCKIEHRTESRELETVTKATHLQPINSTLFFTFVSVDKIDSGKKKKFENSFCSKFLSEVNRCFGINSIQVVATKLERLELMSVAAYLELNGSNDEFDSSVRSLMDMFKERGQFMKRVCNTIHKVYTESRSVVLLYSYVAECYKVFT
- the LOC100207114 gene encoding eIF-2-alpha kinase GCN2 isoform X3 encodes the protein MKSEDWREMQTEEIEAIQAIYMDDYVNYSEGNGSPEIVLKLTPLQSVVGKDVHARVDLRVLFTTRYPYDPPVLKLENAKGISNENLLQLMGNLNKMALSLCGEVMVLQLAHLVQEFLHSQNVPSLSFHDQMLANQKKQETMELLEQKKLREAKYAEDEGLNQQVKEELLRREVALKNERQKRQNSQSEKQSSDSLINKFSCLRSDTPKISVVVFKKNMEKKFFCSSCIAHYFHGACTLTAIEDCSGKIFSVVQWNIKSLLKKEKVKMPSNDTVSRQVQLIEQESTHLSSKVLFDGIISYHMLEVSQDNLNIKLLVDNLNGLPLSSFIQKGGVPISFIREISEQLIEKLEFLHSLLVIHRDLNLCNTFIGSSNKLIISGYGVMKRISDYVNMFTEDINCDNEAKIKEDVFFHSYQNLIKPGKKGDIFYMGLILLSLYTGKVDHGYPIVIPNTITEPFNSFLKSCLAADEKKRLSLHELAQHKFVCEKLSSVQISRFMQENVSKDMYDKSDKVDFKIHLWNEQLVSGKSRLKSEFEDIHWLGKGGFGSVLKARNKLDSNFYAVKRIPLNPKSSHLNKRITREVKLLSRLNHENVVRYYNSWIEAEDVQLPLESNTESDPSYRGMCDKPTQNSSPQIPRKKKSLEESLLKMSMIDDFNIEKNTSTEQSWCEISKRAKSLSSSSSSSFSSDENNRNWKSKSSKDMLKNSCGEMSEAVVFEIDDSLNQSDSDESDDDALLQKSENVTSTTESSDVPLQFLYIQMEFCEKQTLKSAIDEGLYKQPDRVWKLFREIVEGIAHVHAQGIIHRDLKPVNIFLDFTDRIKIGDFGLATSHASFNLDAAALFQPCDSTYSNDDRMTGKVGTALYVAPELGQANSRIKFSQKVDIYSLGIILFEMFYHFETSMERVKNIALLRTDKIIFPQDFTDKKYEKEKYLISWLLNHSPDSRPTALELMESGYLPPRIEDSQLDELIKHTLFQKNSTRYQRLISAFFTQNVSPVSDQIYDSDLLGKNENHTIQQARILQYVQSIMTNIFKKHGAVFIDTPLLTPKGKNYENIHNLACVLDPSGLQLCLPVDSRLSFSRFIIRNKINHIRRYCFSKLYKDFGIKGAHPVESWDCSFDIVSNSFSSFLPEAEIMYSVYEIIKEFPSLTQRNLYIRLNHSKFIEAIFLQNGFSDEAQQEVYHILEHVFDKKQQNSMLKDFFIYLGLPEHVITRLLVCFTFEGGLAKAKESLQILCKSKAEVSTLAKQAFSEIEKLIKHLKNMFVDIPVHICTSLIYNSNCYSGLIFQYVAENPRKNKYGRLDIIAVGGCYDKQIESLSKYAESTLPHAVGVSLEVEYFLHAARKDKIDSLNPHISNCGVIVCSLTNSTNLNSLVNVIRDLWAGGISAVLYSYESEQSYTIEDIQNYCKENSVNHIVAIKDSFIGVRSREKEKFGDWRALSGKELNDYLIQRLLCKIEHRTESRELETVTKATHLQPINSTLFFTFVSVDKIDSGKKKKFENSFCSKFLSEVNRCFGINSIQVVATKLERLELMSVAAYLELNGSNDEFDSSVRSLMDMFKERGQFMKRVCNTIHKVYTESRSVVLLYSYVAECYKVFT